A window of the Rhizobium viscosum genome harbors these coding sequences:
- a CDS encoding sugar phosphate isomerase/epimerase family protein translates to MQALQNGRFAVSTWSLHRMLGATYPYSPDPQKSAARREPYGPGTVSLLEVPGMLAERGLGRLEVCSFHVPSLDAAYLSEFRDALKASNILFQTLLVEDGDPSNPETAERDIGWIAGWIEIAKSLGAERIRVIAGKQAPNEENLARSARHLKWLAGQAAGSGVRVVTENWFALLPSPKETNWLLDELDGKIGLNGDLGNWVAPAKYEGLANIMRRAEICHAKADYNASGLDAADYRHCLEMCEKAGYAGPYTLIYDSPFFADEWDGILLQKRFIEEFLADAPARRTA, encoded by the coding sequence ATGCAGGCTTTGCAGAACGGCCGGTTTGCGGTTTCCACATGGTCGCTTCACCGGATGCTGGGTGCAACTTATCCCTATAGTCCCGATCCGCAGAAAAGCGCGGCACGCCGGGAGCCCTATGGGCCAGGCACCGTCAGCCTGCTCGAAGTGCCGGGCATGCTCGCCGAGCGCGGACTTGGCCGGCTGGAGGTCTGCTCGTTCCATGTGCCGAGCCTCGATGCCGCCTACCTCTCGGAATTCCGTGATGCGCTGAAGGCTTCCAATATTCTCTTCCAGACACTGCTTGTGGAAGACGGCGACCCCAGCAATCCCGAGACGGCGGAACGCGACATAGGCTGGATTGCCGGCTGGATCGAAATCGCCAAGTCTCTCGGTGCCGAGCGCATTCGCGTTATCGCCGGCAAGCAGGCGCCGAACGAGGAGAATCTGGCGCGTTCCGCGCGGCACCTGAAATGGCTGGCCGGGCAGGCGGCGGGAAGCGGCGTGCGTGTCGTCACCGAAAACTGGTTCGCCCTTCTGCCCTCGCCGAAGGAAACGAACTGGCTGCTCGACGAACTCGACGGCAAGATCGGCCTCAATGGCGATCTCGGAAACTGGGTGGCACCCGCCAAATATGAAGGGCTGGCCAATATCATGCGCCGCGCCGAAATCTGCCATGCCAAGGCCGATTACAATGCTTCCGGGCTTGATGCCGCAGACTACCGCCATTGCCTGGAAATGTGTGAAAAGGCTGGTTACGCCGGACCCTACACGCTGATCTACGATTCGCCGTTCTTTGCGGATGAGTGGGATGGCATCCTGCTACAAAAGCGGTTCATCGAGGAATTCCTTGCCGACGCTCCGGCGCGTCGCACAGCCTAG
- a CDS encoding helix-turn-helix domain-containing protein produces the protein MTRHAPTYELYGETSGKEPDFWLHCETIPSRSSLHHWEIKLHRHARFFQILYIDAGAGDAIFGERSHAIQPPAVVTVPPGLDHGFRFSRDIDGLVITMMSANLGHLPGDRSLLGEWLAVPHLTALDPQDPDAAYLIQSLKRLGEEYRHNRSGRSELLSSYVAVALRLTARISHQEDISQFPADENERRMEQLTGLIQQHFRSHRPASFYASEIGVSPTHLNRIVRSMTGKTAHDLIASKLIDEAKRELVFTLANVQEVSYRLGFADPAYFSRFFLKHAGETPKDWRKREKNRLERA, from the coding sequence ATGACCAGACATGCGCCGACCTATGAACTCTATGGCGAGACATCGGGCAAAGAACCCGATTTCTGGCTTCACTGCGAAACAATCCCCTCGCGCAGCAGCCTGCATCATTGGGAAATCAAATTGCACCGGCACGCGAGATTCTTTCAGATATTGTACATAGATGCCGGCGCAGGCGATGCCATTTTCGGCGAGCGAAGCCACGCCATTCAGCCGCCTGCAGTCGTCACGGTTCCTCCCGGGCTCGACCATGGATTCCGTTTTTCGCGCGATATCGACGGTCTTGTCATCACTATGATGAGCGCCAATCTCGGCCACCTTCCTGGCGACCGCAGCCTACTCGGCGAGTGGCTCGCCGTCCCGCATCTCACGGCGCTGGATCCGCAAGATCCCGACGCCGCCTATCTCATCCAGAGCTTGAAGCGGCTCGGCGAAGAATATCGACACAACCGCAGCGGCCGCAGCGAGCTTCTCTCCTCCTATGTCGCGGTCGCGCTGCGGCTAACGGCCAGAATTTCCCATCAGGAGGATATCAGCCAGTTTCCCGCCGATGAAAACGAACGGCGGATGGAGCAGCTGACAGGTCTCATCCAGCAGCATTTCCGCTCACACAGACCCGCTTCGTTCTACGCCAGTGAAATCGGCGTTTCGCCGACCCATCTCAATCGCATCGTTCGCTCGATGACCGGAAAGACGGCTCACGATCTGATCGCCAGCAAACTTATCGACGAGGCCAAGCGTGAACTCGTCTTCACGCTCGCAAACGTTCAGGAGGTCAGCTATCGACTTGGCTTTGCCGACCCGGCCTATTTCTCCCGCTTTTTCCTCAAGCATGCGGGTGAGACGCCCAAGGACTGGCGCAAGCGGGAGAAGAACAGGTTGGAGCGAGCCTAG
- the pobA gene encoding 4-hydroxybenzoate 3-monooxygenase translates to MRTQIAIIGSGPSGLLLGQLLTEAGIDNIILDRVGKDYILGRVRAGVLEEGTVRLLDEARSAARLHAEGLPHDGFSLAFDGRDHRIDLYGLTGGKRVMVYGQTEVTRDLMERREASGAATIYEAANVTPHDFDGRSPFVSYERDGVTYRIDCDFIAGCDGFHGASRKAVPKKAISTFEKIYPFGWLGLLADVAPVNHELIYANHPRGFALCSMRSATRSRYYIQCSLDEKVEDWSDNRFWDELRRRLPAHHAEALKTAPSFEKSIAPLRSFVAEPMRFGRLFLVGDAAHIVPPTGAKGLNLAASDVHYLFEGLGEFYGDRSRAGLEAYSQKALARTWKAVRFSWWMTTMMHRFPDTGDFDQKIQEAELDYLTHSRAASTALAENYVGLPF, encoded by the coding sequence TTGCGTACCCAAATCGCCATCATCGGTTCAGGCCCCTCGGGTCTGCTGCTCGGTCAGCTGCTGACGGAAGCCGGCATCGACAACATCATTCTCGATCGCGTCGGCAAGGACTACATTCTCGGCCGCGTTCGCGCGGGTGTCCTGGAAGAGGGCACTGTGCGTCTTCTGGATGAGGCCCGGTCGGCTGCCCGGCTGCATGCCGAAGGTCTGCCGCATGACGGCTTTTCACTGGCTTTCGACGGACGCGATCACCGCATCGATCTCTACGGCCTGACTGGCGGCAAGCGCGTCATGGTCTACGGTCAGACCGAGGTGACGCGTGACCTGATGGAGCGGCGCGAGGCAAGCGGCGCCGCGACGATTTATGAGGCCGCCAATGTCACGCCGCATGATTTCGATGGCCGCTCTCCCTTCGTGAGTTACGAGAGGGATGGCGTTACCTACCGTATCGACTGCGATTTCATTGCCGGCTGTGACGGCTTCCATGGAGCAAGCCGCAAGGCGGTTCCCAAAAAGGCGATCAGTACCTTCGAGAAGATCTACCCCTTCGGCTGGCTTGGTCTGCTGGCCGATGTCGCTCCGGTCAATCATGAGCTCATCTATGCCAATCATCCGCGCGGCTTTGCACTCTGTTCCATGCGCTCAGCGACCCGCAGCCGCTATTACATCCAGTGTTCACTCGATGAGAAGGTCGAAGACTGGAGTGATAACCGCTTCTGGGACGAGCTGCGCCGTCGCCTGCCGGCCCATCACGCCGAAGCTCTCAAGACCGCACCATCCTTCGAAAAGTCAATCGCGCCGCTGCGTTCCTTCGTGGCCGAGCCGATGCGCTTCGGCCGCCTGTTCCTTGTCGGCGATGCCGCCCATATCGTGCCGCCGACCGGCGCCAAGGGGCTCAACCTTGCTGCAAGCGACGTGCATTACCTGTTCGAGGGCCTGGGGGAATTCTACGGTGATCGTTCGAGAGCTGGCCTCGAAGCATATTCGCAGAAAGCGCTCGCCCGCACTTGGAAGGCCGTGCGCTTTTCCTGGTGGATGACGACGATGATGCATCGTTTTCCCGATACTGGCGATTTCGATCAGAAGATTCAGGAGGCAGAACTCGACTATCTGACTCATTCGCGCGCCGCCTCGACCGCGCTTGCGGAAAACTATGTTGGCTTACCGTTCTGA
- a CDS encoding tartrate dehydrogenase codes for MNADTNTQLRRYRIASVPGDGIGPEVIAAGLEVLEVLAARNGTFVLDVDHYDWSSERYRKTGAFMPDNALSLLKEADAIYFGAVGAPDVPDHITLWGLRLPICQRLDQYANIRPTRIFPGVKSPLRGVEEGDLDWLIVRENSEGEYSGHGGRAHVGLPEEVATETSIFTRSGVERIMRFAFGEARKRPRKLLTVVTKSNAQRHGLVLWDEIAAEVAKDFPDVTWDKELVDAMTFRMVAKPKSIDTVVATNLHADILSDLAAALAGSLGIAPTGNIDPERRFPSMFEPIHGSAFDITGKGIANPVGSFWTASLMLEHLGETVAAKILISAVEQVCAAGILTPDLGGRATTADVTRAVCEALRGSNFAPGGENIPAV; via the coding sequence ATGAACGCCGATACCAATACGCAGCTACGACGCTACCGCATCGCCTCCGTTCCCGGCGACGGCATCGGCCCCGAAGTCATCGCTGCCGGCCTCGAAGTGCTTGAAGTGCTGGCTGCCCGCAATGGTACCTTTGTGCTCGACGTCGATCACTATGACTGGAGTAGCGAACGCTACCGCAAGACCGGTGCGTTCATGCCGGACAACGCTTTGTCTCTGCTGAAAGAGGCTGACGCGATTTATTTCGGCGCCGTCGGCGCACCCGACGTGCCAGATCATATCACTCTCTGGGGCTTGCGCCTGCCGATCTGCCAGCGTCTGGACCAATATGCCAATATCCGTCCGACGCGCATCTTTCCGGGCGTGAAAAGCCCGCTGAGGGGCGTGGAGGAAGGCGATCTCGACTGGCTGATCGTGCGCGAAAATTCCGAGGGTGAATATTCCGGCCATGGCGGCCGTGCCCATGTCGGCCTCCCGGAGGAAGTGGCGACCGAGACCTCGATCTTCACGCGCAGCGGCGTCGAGCGCATCATGCGTTTTGCCTTCGGCGAGGCGCGGAAGCGTCCACGCAAGCTTCTGACCGTCGTCACCAAGTCAAACGCCCAGCGCCACGGTCTGGTGCTGTGGGATGAGATCGCCGCTGAAGTGGCCAAGGACTTCCCCGATGTGACCTGGGATAAGGAACTGGTCGATGCCATGACCTTCCGCATGGTCGCAAAACCAAAGAGCATCGACACCGTCGTTGCAACCAACCTGCATGCCGACATCTTATCTGATCTTGCAGCCGCACTTGCCGGCTCGCTTGGTATCGCACCGACCGGCAATATCGATCCCGAGCGTCGCTTCCCATCGATGTTCGAGCCGATCCACGGTTCGGCTTTTGATATCACCGGCAAGGGCATCGCCAACCCGGTCGGAAGTTTCTGGACGGCATCGCTGATGCTGGAACATCTCGGTGAAACGGTTGCGGCAAAGATACTGATCTCGGCAGTGGAACAGGTCTGTGCCGCCGGCATTCTCACTCCGGACCTTGGTGGCAGGGCCACCACGGCGGATGTGACACGCGCCGTTTGCGAGGCGCTGCGAGGATCGAATTTCGCCCCCGGTGGCGAGAATATCCCGGCTGTCTGA
- a CDS encoding aldehyde dehydrogenase family protein, producing the protein MRGAARIEFRPRWREYPGCLIRAGCIFRVAVALEFSIVGIDEGLISTVAALFGDVKQSGIGREVLKYGIEEFLEVKYMAIGSLAN; encoded by the coding sequence TTGCGAGGCGCTGCGAGGATCGAATTTCGCCCCCGGTGGCGAGAATATCCCGGCTGTCTGATCCGCGCCGGCTGCATCTTCCGGGTTGCCGTGGCTCTCGAATTCAGCATTGTCGGTATCGATGAGGGACTCATTTCAACGGTGGCCGCTCTTTTCGGTGACGTGAAGCAGTCCGGCATCGGTCGGGAAGTTTTGAAATACGGCATCGAAGAGTTCCTCGAAGTCAAATATATGGCTATTGGTAGTCTGGCGAACTGA
- a CDS encoding HpcH/HpaI aldolase family protein, with protein MNAADIDGFAARIRNPESRMISAWVGIPDPLLVNHLAQEAFDAVVLDMQHGMWDLPSAAAAVSHVRIAGKPALARIPVGDFASASRLLDAGASGIIAPMINSAEDAKAFVKTTKYPPVGERSWGPSLALNHTGLSADDYLKNANDLTVAIAMIETRAALEAIDDILGVPGIDGIFIGPSDLSIALSNGDQVAPNAAEIDSAMQHAVACCSAHGKFACAFAGDGERAGELLKFGFAFVIAGAETAQLRSGARKQINAARKIVSGG; from the coding sequence ATGAATGCAGCTGACATCGACGGCTTTGCAGCCCGGATCCGGAACCCTGAAAGCCGGATGATCTCCGCCTGGGTGGGCATTCCCGATCCGCTCCTCGTCAATCACCTGGCCCAGGAAGCCTTCGATGCAGTCGTCCTCGACATGCAGCACGGCATGTGGGACCTGCCGTCTGCAGCTGCTGCCGTCAGCCATGTGCGTATTGCCGGCAAGCCGGCGCTCGCTCGTATTCCGGTCGGAGATTTCGCCTCTGCCTCGCGCCTGCTCGATGCCGGCGCGTCCGGCATCATCGCGCCGATGATCAATTCGGCCGAGGATGCGAAGGCCTTCGTGAAGACCACCAAATATCCGCCGGTCGGTGAGCGCAGCTGGGGTCCGTCTTTGGCGCTCAACCATACCGGTCTTTCGGCCGACGACTATCTCAAGAACGCCAATGACCTGACGGTCGCAATCGCCATGATCGAGACGCGGGCTGCGCTTGAGGCGATCGACGATATCCTTGGCGTGCCCGGCATCGATGGCATCTTCATCGGCCCGTCGGATCTCTCCATCGCCCTGTCGAACGGCGATCAGGTGGCGCCGAATGCGGCCGAGATCGATAGCGCCATGCAGCATGCCGTCGCGTGTTGCAGCGCGCATGGAAAATTCGCCTGCGCCTTTGCCGGTGACGGCGAGCGCGCCGGCGAGCTTCTGAAATTCGGCTTCGCTTTCGTTATTGCCGGAGCGGAAACCGCGCAATTACGATCCGGTGCCCGCAAACAGATCAACGCCGCTAGGAAGATTGTTTCCGGCGGCTGA
- a CDS encoding SDR family oxidoreductase encodes MNFEGKKVIVTGAGKGIGRVVAEILVKRGAKVAALTRSADDVVSLREDLGCQAIQVDLADAEATREAARAALPADFLINCAGTTELQPFLKTTVEAFDHLIAVNTRAPMIVAQEYARSLIEDGRHGAIVNVSSVAAFVGIPDHAAYCASKGGLDGLTRVMAKELAPQGIRVNGVHPTVTLTPMAIKAWSDPEKAAGMQQRIPVGRFAEPEDVAEVILFLLSDEAAMVNGISMPIDGGYMIA; translated from the coding sequence ATGAATTTCGAAGGTAAAAAAGTAATCGTTACCGGCGCCGGCAAGGGCATCGGTCGCGTTGTCGCAGAGATATTGGTAAAGCGCGGCGCTAAGGTCGCGGCACTGACCAGAAGTGCTGATGATGTCGTTTCGCTCCGTGAGGACTTGGGTTGCCAAGCCATTCAGGTCGATCTTGCCGATGCGGAGGCGACACGGGAGGCCGCGCGCGCCGCACTTCCAGCTGACTTCCTCATCAATTGCGCTGGGACGACCGAGCTGCAGCCTTTCCTCAAAACCACGGTCGAGGCGTTTGACCACCTGATTGCAGTCAATACGCGCGCTCCGATGATCGTGGCACAGGAATATGCACGATCCTTGATCGAAGACGGTCGCCACGGCGCCATCGTCAATGTGTCCTCCGTCGCGGCCTTCGTCGGCATCCCTGATCATGCAGCCTATTGCGCTTCGAAGGGCGGCCTGGACGGCCTGACGCGTGTCATGGCCAAGGAGCTGGCGCCGCAAGGGATCCGGGTAAATGGCGTGCATCCGACGGTGACGTTGACGCCAATGGCGATCAAGGCCTGGAGCGATCCCGAAAAGGCGGCGGGAATGCAACAGCGCATCCCGGTCGGTCGGTTCGCGGAGCCCGAGGATGTGGCGGAGGTGATCCTGTTCCTGCTGTCGGACGAAGCCGCGATGGTCAACGGCATCTCGATGCCTATCGATGGCGGCTACATGATCGCGTGA
- a CDS encoding ABC transporter ATP-binding protein, producing MANVQVSDVTKRYGALQVMHGVSVDIEDGEFVVLVGPSGCGKSTLLRMIAGLETVSSGDIRIGGRVVTNAPPKERDIAMVFQSYALYPHKTVAENMGFPLKMAKRPKSEIDEKVGKAAEILDLTRYLDRYPKQLSGGQRQRVAMGRAIVRDPQVFLFDEPLSNLDAKLRVTMRVEIKELHQRLKTTTVYVTHDQIEAMTMANKIVVMRDGRVEQVGKPLDLYDFPANLFVAGFIGSPSMNFLQGKIATRDGKQVVVTDQGVVLPVGGLNAEDGKAVTYGIRPEHITIAEDGIPVEVSVFEPTGSETLIFGRVGGAPIDALIRERIEVTPGKVLHFHVDPRRVHIFDQATGQRL from the coding sequence TTGGCAAACGTACAGGTTAGCGACGTCACCAAGAGATATGGCGCGCTTCAGGTGATGCACGGCGTCAGCGTCGATATCGAGGATGGCGAATTCGTCGTGCTGGTTGGCCCCTCCGGCTGCGGTAAATCCACGCTGTTACGCATGATCGCCGGTCTTGAGACCGTCAGCAGCGGCGATATCAGGATTGGCGGTCGCGTGGTCACCAATGCTCCGCCGAAGGAACGCGACATTGCCATGGTCTTCCAGAGCTACGCGCTCTATCCTCACAAGACAGTCGCCGAGAATATGGGCTTTCCGCTGAAAATGGCGAAGCGCCCGAAATCGGAAATCGACGAGAAGGTCGGCAAGGCAGCCGAAATCCTCGATCTGACGCGTTATCTGGACCGTTATCCGAAGCAGCTATCGGGCGGACAACGGCAGCGCGTTGCCATGGGCCGGGCGATCGTCCGCGACCCACAGGTCTTTCTGTTCGACGAGCCGCTGTCCAACCTAGATGCCAAGCTTCGCGTCACCATGCGCGTCGAAATCAAGGAACTGCACCAGCGGCTGAAGACGACCACCGTCTATGTCACGCATGACCAGATCGAAGCGATGACGATGGCGAACAAGATCGTCGTCATGCGCGACGGAAGGGTGGAACAGGTCGGCAAGCCACTCGATCTCTATGACTTTCCGGCCAATCTTTTCGTTGCCGGCTTCATCGGCAGCCCGTCGATGAATTTTCTCCAGGGCAAGATCGCAACGCGCGACGGCAAACAGGTCGTCGTCACCGATCAGGGCGTTGTCCTGCCCGTGGGAGGCCTAAATGCCGAAGATGGAAAGGCGGTTACCTATGGCATTCGCCCCGAACATATCACCATCGCCGAAGACGGTATTCCGGTTGAGGTGTCGGTCTTCGAGCCGACCGGCTCAGAAACATTGATCTTCGGCCGTGTCGGCGGAGCACCGATCGACGCCCTCATTCGCGAGCGTATCGAAGTCACACCCGGCAAGGTGCTGCATTTTCATGTTGATCCCCGCCGCGTTCACATCTTTGATCAGGCAACGGGACAGCGATTGTAA
- a CDS encoding DUF2160 family membrane protein has protein sequence MASDSRNNEKQPGFLPIETNWFDRLFISVVIWVALSLLWMRFIEPFGLSVWFAVAISAVLGAYIIWKG, from the coding sequence ATGGCTTCGGATTCTCGAAACAACGAAAAACAGCCGGGCTTCCTGCCGATCGAGACGAACTGGTTCGACCGGTTGTTTATCTCCGTGGTGATCTGGGTCGCGCTTTCCCTGCTCTGGATGCGGTTCATCGAACCGTTCGGGCTTTCGGTATGGTTCGCCGTGGCAATCTCCGCCGTTCTCGGCGCCTACATCATCTGGAAGGGGTGA
- a CDS encoding carbohydrate ABC transporter permease yields the protein MKRQNPWLPVLLWTLISFATLFPIYWLFVISLKQPFDLFSTPDVILRSFFWKNYQDVLTNETLRRYMINSLVISSGNAILVTTLGFLACYALTRFDLAGKESIFFWTITNRMAPPAVFLLPLFLLLTQVYRIGDFSLADSRLGMILVYCSFNLPFAIWTLRPTVEAIPKELDEAAYMDGASPWMVLYDIVFPLARPGLAVTLILTWVFAWNEYLLAATLTNFNARTLTTGLSEYVTTTGTAWGIMAAISMLTLIPALIVFSVVQRHIVAGLTFGAVKG from the coding sequence ATGAAAAGACAGAACCCCTGGCTTCCGGTTCTCCTGTGGACGCTGATAAGCTTTGCAACTCTCTTCCCGATCTACTGGCTCTTCGTCATCTCGCTGAAGCAGCCCTTCGACCTGTTTTCCACGCCGGACGTCATCCTTCGGAGCTTCTTCTGGAAGAATTACCAGGACGTGCTGACGAACGAGACCTTGCGGCGATACATGATCAACTCCCTGGTCATTTCCTCGGGGAACGCGATCCTGGTGACGACCCTTGGTTTTCTTGCCTGTTACGCGCTGACGCGCTTCGATCTTGCGGGCAAGGAAAGCATTTTCTTCTGGACGATCACCAACCGCATGGCGCCTCCGGCGGTCTTCCTGCTGCCGCTCTTCCTGTTGCTGACACAGGTCTACAGGATCGGCGACTTTTCGCTCGCGGATTCCCGGCTCGGTATGATCCTGGTCTACTGCTCCTTCAACCTTCCCTTCGCCATCTGGACTTTGCGCCCGACCGTAGAGGCCATTCCAAAAGAACTGGACGAGGCCGCCTATATGGATGGCGCAAGCCCCTGGATGGTGCTCTACGATATCGTCTTTCCCTTAGCGCGTCCGGGCCTTGCAGTGACGCTCATCCTCACCTGGGTGTTCGCGTGGAACGAATATCTGCTTGCCGCGACACTCACCAACTTCAACGCCCGGACACTCACCACCGGCCTGTCGGAATACGTGACGACGACGGGCACCGCGTGGGGCATCATGGCGGCAATTTCGATGCTGACATTGATCCCGGCGCTCATCGTCTTCTCGGTGGTGCAGCGTCATATCGTCGCCGGCCTGACCTTCGGCGCAGTAAAAGGATAG
- a CDS encoding carbohydrate ABC transporter permease yields the protein MHSQKLGWLLLSPTILILGLFGIFPFIYVVWVSFHQWNPFAANPLMVFNWASNYRTLVFDKQFLASLGITIAFVFFAVVSELILGYILAQALMKDFPGKAFFRTIHTLPLIMAPIIVGSVWKLMTTPSIGIIPYLLRSWFGYDLNIGQSALAAFTITVIMDVWHWTPLVTLSLIAALVSLPPDPFEQAQIDGAGKSQIFWHITLPLIRPALLATVFIRLMDALRTVDEVLMLTGGGPGSSTRYIGVHIFREVFPKTNYGYGSAISVVVLYLTIVVCWLLYVGLIAPRAKRG from the coding sequence ATGCATTCACAAAAACTTGGATGGCTGCTGCTGTCACCGACGATCCTGATCCTCGGGCTCTTCGGCATCTTTCCTTTCATCTACGTTGTCTGGGTTTCGTTTCACCAGTGGAACCCTTTCGCCGCAAATCCGCTGATGGTCTTCAACTGGGCTTCGAATTACCGGACCCTCGTTTTCGACAAACAGTTCCTGGCTTCGCTCGGCATCACCATCGCCTTCGTCTTCTTCGCAGTCGTTTCCGAACTGATCCTCGGATACATACTCGCGCAGGCGCTGATGAAGGACTTTCCGGGAAAAGCGTTCTTCCGCACCATCCATACCCTTCCTCTGATAATGGCGCCCATCATCGTCGGATCGGTGTGGAAGCTGATGACGACACCGTCGATCGGCATCATCCCATATCTGCTGCGAAGCTGGTTCGGTTACGATCTGAACATCGGCCAGAGTGCGCTCGCGGCATTCACTATCACTGTCATCATGGACGTCTGGCACTGGACGCCGCTGGTCACCCTGTCCCTGATTGCTGCCTTGGTCTCGCTTCCGCCAGATCCCTTCGAGCAGGCGCAGATCGATGGCGCCGGCAAGAGCCAAATCTTCTGGCATATCACGCTCCCTCTGATCCGCCCTGCCCTGCTGGCCACGGTGTTCATCCGGCTCATGGACGCGCTGCGTACAGTCGACGAAGTCCTGATGCTGACCGGGGGCGGTCCGGGATCGTCGACGCGCTACATTGGTGTCCACATCTTCAGGGAAGTCTTTCCGAAGACGAACTACGGCTACGGTTCAGCGATCTCGGTCGTCGTGCTTTATCTCACCATCGTCGTCTGCTGGCTGCTCTACGTCGGCCTGATTGCTCCCCGCGCCAAGAGAGGCTGA
- a CDS encoding extracellular solute-binding protein: protein MNYALKASALALTLSLATAASPAWADFWSDAGAKFKGVTLHGVTESTPPSNYIKDVLAPEFEKKTGIKVEIETTSWDQMYDKAIKDMEAKTGIYDMVYIEQDIIYSYLSRNFLVNITQTLKDQADLKAPTYDDANFTSFADYFKDKKGDLFGVPMEAFLKTYLYRKDLFDDPKIKEAFKKETGKDLKPATTHEDYTQIAEFFTKYGKDNGIELWGTTAQAHTGHAASWYEYFESIAPTFGVYNWGIDASNNYAATVEHGGAMNSDKAKAALKYWLHLRDIAPPESTQSTWTETATTFAAGRVAQGLIYGENAAWIASDPAQSKVVDKVGFALPPLEPGVLEDAKSGKGYIGYYDGGAFGLPITSKNKEAALLFLQFMGQNDVQPDWAIAAPRITNKATFDDPKVKAMDVKLGGFYTMLKDEGKLFAGAPPYPFHAQLREATLPIFFDILTGKIAPDEGLDQMAAKTEEELTSLGYRK, encoded by the coding sequence ATGAATTACGCTTTGAAGGCCAGCGCGCTTGCGCTGACGCTCAGTCTCGCCACCGCCGCCTCGCCTGCCTGGGCAGATTTCTGGTCCGACGCCGGCGCCAAATTCAAGGGCGTGACACTGCACGGCGTGACCGAAAGCACGCCGCCGTCCAACTACATCAAGGATGTGCTGGCTCCGGAATTCGAGAAGAAGACGGGCATCAAGGTCGAAATCGAGACCACGTCCTGGGATCAGATGTACGACAAGGCCATCAAGGACATGGAGGCCAAGACCGGCATCTATGACATGGTCTACATCGAACAGGACATCATCTACTCGTATCTGTCGCGGAATTTCCTCGTCAACATCACCCAGACGCTGAAGGATCAGGCGGATCTGAAGGCGCCGACCTACGACGACGCGAACTTCACCAGCTTCGCCGACTATTTCAAGGACAAGAAGGGTGATCTCTTCGGCGTACCGATGGAAGCCTTCCTGAAGACCTACCTCTATCGCAAGGACCTTTTCGACGATCCGAAGATCAAGGAGGCCTTCAAGAAGGAAACCGGCAAGGATCTGAAGCCGGCGACCACGCATGAGGACTACACGCAGATCGCCGAATTCTTCACCAAATACGGCAAGGATAACGGCATTGAACTCTGGGGCACCACGGCTCAGGCTCATACAGGTCACGCCGCGTCATGGTATGAATATTTCGAATCCATCGCGCCAACCTTCGGCGTCTATAACTGGGGCATCGACGCCAGCAACAACTACGCAGCGACGGTCGAGCACGGCGGCGCAATGAACAGCGACAAGGCGAAGGCCGCGCTGAAATACTGGCTGCATCTGCGCGACATCGCCCCGCCGGAATCGACCCAATCGACCTGGACGGAAACCGCAACGACCTTCGCTGCCGGTCGTGTCGCTCAAGGATTGATTTATGGCGAAAACGCCGCATGGATCGCGAGTGATCCTGCACAGTCGAAAGTGGTCGACAAAGTGGGTTTTGCCCTACCGCCGCTCGAGCCGGGTGTCCTGGAGGATGCGAAGTCAGGAAAGGGCTACATCGGCTACTATGACGGCGGCGCCTTCGGCCTGCCGATTACATCCAAGAACAAGGAAGCAGCTCTGCTCTTCCTCCAATTCATGGGTCAGAACGATGTGCAGCCCGACTGGGCGATCGCGGCACCCCGCATCACCAACAAGGCGACCTTCGACGATCCGAAGGTCAAGGCGATGGATGTCAAACTCGGCGGTTTCTACACGATGCTGAAGGATGAGGGCAAACTCTTCGCCGGCGCCCCTCCGTATCCGTTCCATGCCCAGCTGCGTGAAGCAACCCTGCCGATCTTCTTCGACATCCTGACCGGCAAGATCGCGCCCGACGAGGGCCTCGATCAGATGGCCGCGAAGACGGAAGAGGAGCTCACCTCGCTCGGCTATCGCAAATAA